The Nicotiana sylvestris chromosome 6, ASM39365v2, whole genome shotgun sequence genomic sequence aaaaaattctataaattcttttgctgagcttgcagattctttcatcaaagcacactcgggagctcataaagtcgaaaaaagaatggaagatattttcaagatcaagcaaggggactcagaattgcttagagagtTCATGGACAGATTCCAACttgaaagaatgacattaccaCGTGTACCAGATAATTGGgtagctatagctttcacaagcaattcgaatgaaaaaagctcagaagCTACGAGGCGACTCAAACAAAGCCTtcgtgaattcccagctacaacatggaatgacgtttacaacaggtatatcacgaagctgaggatagaagaagataatGTTCCACgacttcaaaaagaagaaaaggtaagttcgagacgtGTGGAGATCGAAAAAAGATTCGGTAAAAACAAGTACGAGCCATAcatgggacctgcaggaaaagtCTCACGATCAAAGCAGGACAATCAAAGGTATGATCACAGATCAAGGAATAGAGAgtcaggttcttcatcaagatttagaAACGATCGAAATACctatgagtcacgagatgatgatagaaatttgaaggcgaGATTTGGCGGTTATAGTTTCAACGTAAGcacttccgagctcgtagctattttgagaagtatgggagataaggtatgatggccaaaagagatgagatcgaatccaaacaggcgtaaccctgatcattggtgcaaGTTTCATAATGACCATGGGCATAAAGCGGCAGATTGTAGGTTTTTACAAAGtaaagttgatcatttattaaaacaaggttaTCTCACCgagttgttcagtgagaaaggtaagcaagcttacatgaagaacaggcaggagcccCCGAAGCCACATTCCCTCAAAAGAACCATCAACGTTAGAAGCggaggtgaagacatcaatgacatatcatacactgcagctaacaaaatttccaaagttacaattacccaagggaaacgggtaCGACATGTCATAGAGGAAGAAAACATTACATTTGataatgcagatgcagatggcgtattaacctctcataacgatgcactggtaatatctctaattgtacatgatactaatgtaaaacgagttttgattgatccaggtagttccgcgaacattattttgctaagagtattacgtgagatgcaaaCAGAAGATAGaataataccaaaggcgcatactctatctggatttgaaaattctagtgttgtgacgaaaggagaggtaacactcaccacattcgcagaTGGAGTCGTCAAAGATACATAGTTTCAagtagtagatatggagatggcttacaatatgatccttgggagaccatggatccatgaaatggatgttgttccttcaaccttgcatcaagtcattaaatttccatcaccttGGGGAGTATGCcaaattcgtggagatcaacatacatccaggagcatcaattctgtagcagattcaagtacgaaaaatgaaggaaaatagcAATTATAGAAGACAGTTGAGGgaaccacaacacaaacctcaactgaacaggGACGAACAGATGTGGATTCAAGGCCTGacaccattcaagaaccagaagaaaacaaaaacatcaaaacaataattgaGGAATTGGAGCTTGTTGTGTTATTcgctcaatggcctgataaaaagtctacgtaggggccaatcttagccaaggcatgagaggtaagttaattgaatttttaaaaactaatgtggactgttttgcttggtcccactctgacatgaTAGGGATATCATCGGAggtgatgactcacaaattaaatgaagacccatcataccctcctgtcaagcaaaagaaaagaaagcaaggaattTTCAAGAATCGGGTAATTCAAGAAGAGGTTCAAAAATTGCTAAAGATTATATCAATCCGcaaggtaaagtatcctaattagttagccaatattgtcgtagttccaaagaagaacggtaagtggcgagtttgtgtagattacacagaccttaataaagcttgtcctaaagattcatttcccctaccacatatagatcagttGATTGATGCAACTACATGACATGAACTATTTagctttttagatgcatattcaggttataatcagatcaaaatggatccgggagatgaataaaaaacttcatttataacagacagagggacttactattataaagtaatgccttttggtctcaaaaacgctggtgcaacatatcagaggctggttactaaaatgtttcaagaatATTTGGGTAAAACCATGGAggtttatatagatgatatgctcgttaaaactcaGCATTCGAGAGATCACATATCACACATGTATGATATTATTCAAATTCTGTGcaaatttaatgtgaagttaaatcctgagaaatgtgcatttggtgttgcatcaggtaagtttttagggTTTCTTATTTCtaccgtggtattgaagtaaatctcgcacagattaaggccattgaagaaatccctgatatgcTTTCAAGTAAAAAAGAAGTTCAGAGATtaacaggaagaattgcagccttgggaagattcatttccaaatcatcagaaaagtgctttaaattcttttcagctcttaaaaagcaggatcattttgaatggaatgaggaatgtcagcaGGCGCTCAGAAATTTGAAAGCGTACTTATTAAATCCACCAttgctggcaaaaccaaaggctgatGAAAGACTTCTCATTTACCTTGCTATTTTTGAAGTAGCGataagtgttgttttagtccgtgaggaccaaggtaaacaatctctgatctattatgttagcaaatctttgttagatgcggagACATGATATCCTCAATTggaaaagcttgcacttgcattaatcatgacatctaggaaattaagaccttactttcaatgtcaccctaCTGCAGTAGCTGCTGCTTATCCCTTACGTAATATATtgcataagcatgagttatcaggtagattGGCTAAGTGGGCTATAaaattaagtgaatacgaaatcacataccaacctagaactgctataaaatctcaagtattagctgatttcgtcgttgattttagccaagggatgtaactagaagtagaaaaagaattacaggtgttcaatggagctaacccaggaacttggaccTTATTCACGGATGGTTCATCTAACGTAAAAGGTGTAGGTTTAGGGATCGTATTGGTACCActtacgggtgaaaccattcgacaagccataaaatgtcagtctataactaacaatgaggcagagtatgaagctgtaattacaggtttagaactggcacgagaactcggcataaatCAGATTACAATCAAAagtgattcacaactcgtagttaatcaaatactggggacttatacggccggggaagcaaggatgcagcaATACTTAGCGAAGGTACGGGatttgataaagcaatttcaaacctggaaagtAACATTAATACCAAGGGATGAAATGTTGAAGCTGATGCTCTAGCTAATCTCGTATCTGCAGCTGGCGTGGAAAGTGATGCAAACGCTTCAgttattcatttgtttcattcagttctcgaccctgataagaatgaggtaaattttaataacttaacttgggattggaggaacgagattgttgcttttttgcagtatggtaccgtccctggtgataagaaaaaagctcatgcgcttcgaaaaaaggcttctcggtactgcttaaagcaagacaatctttatcgaaaaatgttcaGTGGTCCCTTAtcaagatgcctcggaccttctcaAACGGAGTACGTAATGAGGGAAATACA encodes the following:
- the LOC138870271 gene encoding uncharacterized protein, with the translated sequence MRSNPNRRNPDHWCKFHNDHGHKAADCRFLQSKVDHLLKQGYLTELFSEKGKQAYMKNRQEPPKPHSLKRTINVRSGGEDINDISYTAANKISKVTITQGKRVRHVIEEENITFDNADADGVLTSHNDALVISLIVHDTNVKRVLIDPGSSANIILLRVLREMQTEDRIIPKAHTLSGFENSSVVTKGEVTLTTFADGVVKDT